The following proteins are encoded in a genomic region of Dyadobacter sp. UC 10:
- a CDS encoding LytR/AlgR family response regulator transcription factor, protein MTALKIGVVEDELVIARTILNTLEELGYAHCGPAINYTEAIDLIETEKPDLLLLDIQLAGRKDGFDVAGKLNESYKLPFIFLTANSDIETIDRAKSVKPHAYIVKPFTKEELYAAIEIAFNNFTNTSAEVKPARSSAGQHRNFMFVKDGYVFRKIFFEELLYLESEANYVLLHLSSQKKIVVRSTINDFIELLDPAVFVRVHRRFSVNINLIEDIFPTEISVQGIKVPIGKSHREELLRVVGI, encoded by the coding sequence ATGACAGCTTTAAAAATCGGTGTAGTAGAAGATGAACTGGTCATTGCCCGTACTATCCTGAATACGCTCGAGGAGCTGGGCTATGCGCACTGCGGACCGGCAATTAATTACACCGAAGCAATAGATCTGATCGAAACCGAAAAGCCGGACCTGCTACTGCTTGACATTCAGCTGGCAGGGCGAAAAGATGGTTTCGATGTGGCCGGAAAGCTGAACGAATCTTACAAGCTGCCATTTATTTTTCTCACTGCCAACAGCGATATCGAGACGATTGACCGTGCCAAAAGCGTAAAACCGCATGCATACATTGTCAAACCGTTCACAAAAGAAGAATTGTACGCCGCGATCGAGATTGCTTTCAATAATTTTACGAATACTTCGGCGGAAGTCAAGCCCGCCAGGTCCTCAGCCGGCCAGCACAGGAATTTCATGTTCGTCAAGGACGGTTATGTTTTCAGGAAAATATTTTTCGAAGAGCTGCTTTATCTTGAAAGTGAAGCCAATTATGTGCTGCTTCACTTGTCTTCGCAGAAAAAAATTGTGGTACGGTCAACGATCAATGACTTCATAGAGCTGCTGGATCCAGCGGTTTTCGTGCGGGTACACCGTCGGTTTTCTGTGAACATCAACCTGATCGAAGATATTTTTCCAACCGAGATATCAGTTCAGGGAATAAAAGTCCCGATAGGAAAATCACATCGCGAAGAATTGTTGCGGGTTGTTGGGATTTAG
- a CDS encoding histidine kinase dimerization/phosphoacceptor domain -containing protein: MISFPERVKHSFLRYVLCLIFLTLPQRIWGQAQMPRPASEYTITKRLLSVESGLASHEVFCGVQDSAGFLWFGTRNGLNRFDGQRSLLFTRQRHKLQENKVVQLARDDANRLFIQYGSAGFQLITNGKVDVMDASTHEVKTLTEAFPNLPFKERDVYWISNDGTDEISILTAFPYRYWKYSSKKGFRLRLEMKDWGKTESLTNHRTTGPFSTFMNGKAVLKLDNKKAQYMVTPDTVNTFRQENVLRSLPIGFGRDGELLITYNTAGNTERFAVDQVTPEGKMLPVTEPDKHYLDQVAGRYWFQVCASLNGAAAAFYIPSDGLYLWNRQAFLRVVDKSEIKGFENMFIYQLFPDSLGNLWVCTSLGAMQLTLKKNRFKHYFSTSEQSIEPNSQARGIYADNSGKVVANIWTHTFSQTSGRLQALRQEYINYGLVKHGSALYSGGYSLSRYDDLMNRVTAYPNSQGSEIWSMFPLNDSMLLLGRTDGFSVFNVKTNQIDSVPVTGRGQQEAKFVYRFFRDKSGGVWAVAENGLYKINPAKNNTGFSIARTQSQFLNGLSLFDAHRDPDGIFWLATNGEGLYRWDAKTNAYQQFNITAGFPSDVLYRIESDSFGNLWISTDYGLVRFNPQNFSINTYTTIDGISHNEFNRTSSFKTGEGRLFFGGLNGVNGFDPRDFRTESAGLDVPLQIIAFNQFAGSRNELVNKTREILRDKRIVLQPEDKFFTLDFQLLDFAKEKGHRYAYQIVGLDNEWNYINENSVRISGLPYGNFVLRIKAQNREGAWNKRELSIPVTVVKPAYLQWWFILMVGVLFTMGVYLIIRLRLKQLARDKKRLEEIVNERTVQLKKSVAEQSALLLEKDVLMKEIHHRVKNNLQVISGLLELQSKTLTDETARGALQEGRNRVRSIALIHQNLYQLENLSTIDLKRFIGDLCRQVQSVFQRQKEINISVNVPELNLDIDSAVPLGLILNELLSNSFKYAFTNVEAGTIHLEIRLLDAGKYELLYRDNGPGLPENFDLSKTPTLGLQLINDLSRQIGGKVHYKTQRGATFTVNFTNRDIRKNQD; encoded by the coding sequence ATGATCTCCTTTCCAGAACGGGTTAAGCATTCTTTTCTTCGGTATGTGTTATGCCTGATTTTCCTGACTCTCCCTCAGCGCATATGGGGCCAGGCTCAAATGCCGCGCCCGGCTTCTGAATATACCATTACCAAGCGGCTGCTTTCCGTGGAAAGCGGGTTGGCTTCGCACGAGGTTTTTTGCGGAGTGCAGGACTCTGCCGGCTTTCTCTGGTTCGGGACCCGCAACGGACTCAACCGCTTCGACGGCCAGCGCTCGCTGCTTTTCACCAGGCAGCGTCACAAATTGCAGGAAAATAAAGTGGTACAGCTTGCGAGAGACGATGCCAATCGTTTGTTTATCCAATATGGTAGCGCTGGCTTTCAGTTGATTACGAATGGGAAAGTGGATGTAATGGACGCGTCGACCCATGAAGTAAAGACGCTGACGGAAGCATTCCCAAATTTACCCTTTAAAGAACGCGACGTATACTGGATTTCCAATGACGGCACAGACGAAATCAGTATTTTGACTGCTTTCCCGTATCGCTACTGGAAGTATTCGAGTAAAAAAGGTTTCAGGCTACGCCTGGAAATGAAAGATTGGGGAAAGACGGAGTCGCTGACCAATCACCGGACCACCGGCCCTTTTTCCACTTTTATGAACGGCAAAGCAGTTCTGAAACTTGACAACAAAAAAGCGCAGTATATGGTTACCCCCGATACCGTTAATACGTTCAGGCAGGAAAACGTATTGCGCTCATTACCAATTGGTTTTGGTCGGGATGGCGAGTTGCTGATTACTTACAATACCGCAGGTAACACAGAGAGATTTGCGGTCGATCAGGTTACACCGGAAGGAAAAATGCTGCCCGTAACCGAGCCGGACAAGCATTATCTGGATCAGGTTGCAGGGCGTTACTGGTTTCAGGTATGCGCCTCCCTGAATGGCGCGGCAGCCGCATTTTATATTCCAAGCGACGGTTTGTATCTGTGGAACCGGCAGGCATTTCTGCGGGTGGTCGATAAGTCGGAGATAAAGGGATTTGAGAACATGTTTATCTACCAGCTTTTTCCCGATTCACTGGGAAACCTCTGGGTATGTACCTCCCTCGGTGCAATGCAGCTGACACTCAAAAAGAACCGGTTCAAACACTACTTTTCCACCAGTGAGCAATCCATCGAGCCGAACAGCCAGGCGCGCGGCATTTATGCCGATAACTCAGGAAAAGTTGTTGCAAATATTTGGACGCATACATTCAGCCAAACCAGTGGCCGTTTGCAGGCTTTGCGTCAAGAATACATCAATTATGGACTGGTAAAACACGGATCCGCTTTGTATAGCGGCGGATACTCCCTTTCCAGATACGACGACCTGATGAATCGCGTCACTGCGTATCCCAACAGCCAGGGAAGCGAAATCTGGTCCATGTTCCCCTTGAATGACAGTATGTTGCTCCTGGGCCGTACCGATGGATTTTCGGTTTTTAATGTAAAAACCAATCAAATTGACTCTGTTCCAGTAACCGGTAGAGGTCAGCAGGAAGCTAAGTTTGTTTACCGGTTTTTCAGGGATAAAAGCGGTGGTGTCTGGGCGGTAGCGGAGAATGGCTTGTATAAAATCAATCCGGCCAAAAACAATACCGGCTTTTCAATCGCCAGAACGCAGTCTCAGTTTCTGAATGGGCTGAGCCTGTTCGACGCGCACCGGGATCCCGACGGGATATTCTGGCTGGCTACCAACGGAGAAGGCTTGTACAGGTGGGACGCTAAAACGAATGCGTATCAGCAGTTCAATATTACTGCAGGTTTTCCCTCCGACGTACTGTACAGGATCGAATCCGACTCTTTTGGAAATTTGTGGATCAGTACGGATTACGGCCTGGTGCGTTTTAACCCGCAAAATTTCAGTATTAACACTTACACTACCATCGATGGTATTTCTCACAATGAATTTAACCGGACTTCCTCATTCAAGACTGGGGAGGGCCGGTTGTTTTTCGGAGGTTTGAATGGAGTAAATGGTTTTGATCCCCGCGATTTCCGCACAGAAAGTGCTGGCCTGGATGTTCCGTTACAGATCATCGCATTCAATCAATTTGCAGGATCCCGGAACGAACTGGTAAATAAGACCCGGGAAATATTGCGTGACAAGCGGATTGTATTGCAGCCGGAGGATAAATTTTTTACACTTGATTTTCAGCTGCTTGATTTTGCAAAAGAAAAAGGGCACCGCTACGCTTATCAGATTGTGGGGCTTGACAACGAATGGAACTACATAAATGAAAATTCTGTGCGCATCAGCGGCTTGCCTTACGGAAACTTTGTGCTGCGGATCAAGGCACAAAATCGCGAGGGAGCCTGGAATAAACGCGAACTGAGTATTCCGGTGACGGTCGTAAAGCCGGCTTATCTGCAATGGTGGTTCATTCTGATGGTCGGAGTGCTGTTTACGATGGGTGTCTACCTGATTATCCGCCTACGCTTGAAACAATTGGCCCGGGATAAAAAGAGGCTGGAAGAGATCGTGAACGAGCGTACCGTGCAATTGAAAAAATCGGTTGCGGAGCAATCTGCCTTACTGCTCGAAAAGGATGTGCTGATGAAGGAAATTCACCATCGGGTAAAGAACAACCTGCAGGTCATTTCGGGTTTGCTTGAACTGCAAAGCAAAACACTGACCGACGAAACCGCCAGGGGCGCATTGCAGGAGGGCCGAAACCGTGTGAGGAGCATTGCATTGATACATCAAAACCTCTACCAGCTCGAAAACCTGAGTACAATAGACCTGAAACGTTTTATCGGCGACTTATGCCGGCAGGTGCAAAGTGTCTTTCAGCGACAAAAGGAAATCAATATTTCGGTTAATGTGCCTGAATTGAATCTGGATATTGATTCGGCCGTCCCGCTCGGCCTGATCCTGAATGAACTGCTTTCCAACTCTTTTAAATATGCCTTTACAAATGTGGAAGCCGGGACGATTCATTTGGAAATCCGTTTGCTGGACGCAGGAAAATATGAGTTGCTATACCGGGATAACGGTCCCGGGCTGCCGGAAAATTTCGATTTATCAAAAACGCCTACGCTTGGTTTGCAGCTGATAAACGACCTGAGCAGGCAGATTGGCGGAAAAGTTCACTACAAAACACAGCGCGGAGCCACTTTTACGGTTAATTTTACGAATCGCGACATTCGGAAAAATCAAGACTAA
- a CDS encoding ATP-binding response regulator — protein MKNALPTVSRATFAWTAVLTILLAIFAFVLVLTNSKSETIRTNIQVLELEKDNYRKLDTCIAILYSAENNSRFFVVTQDSAYIKAYTKQLQTVIGILGQYQAEREIREKSLSRLIFNKQLKNQEFVNLRLMVDSLLSFSLTEVNDRSSVKPGTERSAGSGRKTEKVDTVAVVEKRVKRRLVRRVLDAIRDKEPENSVVKTHNNTVIWQDSLKLMPAPFSFENHDAIEKARRELGKAEQQLLSVNSLLFANLQNALREIKAQEEQEIKGLRKSLLASTKAKSEEMGLLMWASVVLVFLLAVIIIFNLARLYKKDLTILNFANLNAEASKRKGDFLAQVTHEFRTPLNAIIGFSNLIDSEKVDRDLKVNIESIKSASQMMLSLVNEILDFSKFESGKINLVDKPFQPAILVQQTISLLSVLANEKKIVISPNLDLDKDVSLLGDQFRIKQIVINLIMNAIKFTPEGGNIAIKVRFESQGKGKGTLVVAIKDNGVGIAREHLGSIFKDFIQVDNVGSHIRQSGTGLGLPICKRIVDLYGGQINVTSALGVGSEFTVRLPLKLAEIAGKGVVKTLAKSPSDFNFKEKRLLIADDTKINLILIGRIIDKLGASYDLAENGQKALEMFENNNYDMVITDIDMPVLDGEELTRRIRSHNIAEKSRVPVIGFTGFTDSQKLAQFREAGMNEILPKPFEENQFIAVLSSYLE, from the coding sequence ATGAAGAATGCCTTACCCACTGTTTCGCGGGCGACGTTTGCCTGGACTGCCGTGCTCACGATTTTGCTGGCGATTTTTGCCTTTGTCCTGGTGCTTACCAATTCTAAGTCCGAGACGATCCGAACGAATATTCAGGTCTTGGAGCTCGAAAAAGATAATTATCGCAAGCTGGATACCTGTATTGCAATACTTTATTCGGCAGAAAATAACAGCCGGTTTTTTGTGGTCACGCAGGATTCAGCTTATATCAAAGCATACACGAAACAATTGCAGACGGTCATCGGTATTCTCGGTCAGTATCAGGCGGAGCGGGAAATAAGGGAAAAATCGCTTTCCAGACTGATTTTCAATAAACAGCTGAAAAATCAGGAGTTTGTAAATTTGCGTTTGATGGTCGACAGCCTGCTTTCGTTTTCATTGACTGAAGTTAACGACAGATCTTCGGTTAAGCCGGGCACAGAGAGAAGCGCAGGTTCCGGCAGAAAAACTGAAAAAGTGGATACTGTTGCGGTGGTCGAAAAAAGGGTCAAGCGAAGGCTGGTTAGAAGGGTTCTGGACGCGATCCGTGACAAGGAGCCTGAAAACAGTGTAGTAAAAACACATAACAACACGGTTATCTGGCAGGATTCGCTGAAACTAATGCCCGCACCTTTCTCTTTCGAAAACCATGATGCCATTGAAAAGGCAAGGCGCGAGCTGGGAAAGGCGGAGCAGCAACTGTTGTCGGTAAACAGCCTTTTGTTTGCCAACCTGCAAAACGCCCTGCGGGAGATCAAAGCGCAGGAAGAGCAGGAAATAAAGGGTTTGCGGAAATCGCTTCTCGCCTCTACCAAAGCCAAGTCGGAAGAAATGGGGCTGTTGATGTGGGCGAGTGTGGTCCTGGTGTTTTTGCTGGCTGTAATCATTATTTTTAATCTCGCCCGGCTTTACAAAAAGGATCTCACGATCCTCAATTTTGCAAATCTCAATGCGGAAGCAAGCAAGCGGAAAGGTGATTTTCTGGCACAGGTTACGCACGAATTCAGAACGCCTTTGAATGCGATCATCGGGTTTTCCAATCTCATCGATTCCGAAAAAGTGGACCGGGATTTAAAGGTTAACATCGAATCAATCAAAAGCGCATCTCAGATGATGCTCTCACTGGTGAATGAAATACTGGATTTCTCAAAATTCGAAAGCGGGAAGATCAATCTCGTCGACAAACCTTTCCAGCCGGCAATCCTCGTGCAACAAACAATTTCTTTGCTATCTGTACTGGCGAATGAAAAAAAAATCGTGATTTCGCCCAATCTGGATTTGGACAAGGATGTAAGCCTGCTGGGTGATCAATTTCGAATTAAGCAAATCGTGATCAACCTCATTATGAATGCGATCAAGTTTACACCGGAAGGTGGGAATATCGCCATAAAAGTGCGTTTTGAGAGTCAGGGAAAAGGAAAGGGAACGCTGGTTGTCGCTATTAAAGACAACGGGGTAGGAATAGCCAGGGAACATTTGGGATCCATTTTTAAGGATTTTATCCAGGTTGATAACGTAGGTTCCCATATCCGGCAGAGCGGCACCGGGCTTGGGTTGCCGATCTGTAAACGCATCGTCGATCTGTATGGCGGGCAAATCAACGTAACGAGCGCATTGGGCGTCGGGTCTGAATTTACGGTGAGATTACCTTTGAAGTTGGCCGAAATTGCAGGTAAAGGAGTGGTCAAAACTTTGGCAAAATCGCCGTCTGATTTTAATTTCAAAGAAAAAAGGCTTTTGATCGCCGACGATACCAAAATCAACCTGATCCTGATCGGCCGGATCATCGACAAGCTCGGCGCATCCTACGATCTCGCCGAAAACGGTCAGAAAGCATTGGAAATGTTTGAGAATAATAACTATGACATGGTTATTACGGATATTGACATGCCGGTTCTGGACGGGGAGGAATTGACGAGGCGCATTCGCTCGCACAACATTGCAGAAAAATCGCGGGTGCCGGTGATTGGCTTTACGGGTTTTACGGACAGCCAAAAGCTTGCGCAGTTCCGGGAGGCGGGAATGAATGAAATCCTGCCCAAACCATTCGAAGAAAATCAGTTTATCGCGGTTTTAAGCAGTTACCTCGAGTAG
- a CDS encoding alpha/beta hydrolase-fold protein, with protein MDSMIASAGRADWKAAVHWALKAGEAVPAEKNWRLLNAAIFASHDRNADLALYYVTQVVNSDIAVKASYNNNFDWLRDDPRWLKLMQRVDELREEERQQRIKASLPFRNSQQILLGETAGYLDSLRQIPSAAQLYQEIQKQSPKHSDSHAGRYAYAWIKLSDTLEFPYLVQLPPNFDSNKSYPLIVVLHGAVGRQTMLREVADSIGVNFFGREFAEQALQFGMIAVFPYSTSRYNWMMPDDGFDLVPQLVRQIKKMYPVNDRRVYVAGHSNGATGAFSYLMKQPGLFAGFAGVNNRPEVRTGGTFLKNGVNRSFYNISTDLDYYFPLEGHRAITSLAKQLGVDWQNHEISGNRNHSYMIVSRDSTVKEAYRKLFENLLSKERNPFQPALYWECDDTRHGRSDWLEITGLDTLEARASWHKEVNTAVTGWREVVKPEILLDSTSNAFAFPRRSGAVQASYANNRFELTTSGVKSVAIYLSPEMVDFGRPVQVFINGKMVHNASVEESRSSLLDEYSREFDHQAIWTNRLQFTLPQR; from the coding sequence ATGGATAGCATGATTGCGAGCGCAGGGCGCGCGGACTGGAAAGCTGCCGTCCACTGGGCACTGAAAGCCGGAGAAGCCGTTCCTGCCGAAAAGAACTGGCGCCTGCTCAACGCCGCGATTTTTGCCAGCCACGACCGGAATGCCGATCTGGCGTTGTATTACGTGACACAGGTCGTCAATTCTGACATAGCCGTTAAAGCGTCTTATAATAACAATTTCGACTGGTTGCGGGATGATCCCCGCTGGCTGAAGTTAATGCAGCGGGTCGATGAGCTGCGTGAAGAGGAGCGGCAGCAACGGATCAAAGCGAGTTTGCCTTTCAGGAACAGTCAGCAGATACTCCTCGGCGAAACGGCTGGCTATCTCGATTCACTCAGGCAAATCCCTTCGGCAGCACAGCTGTATCAGGAAATCCAAAAACAGTCGCCAAAGCACTCCGATTCCCATGCAGGCCGGTACGCATATGCGTGGATCAAACTATCAGATACGCTTGAATTTCCTTACCTGGTGCAGCTGCCGCCGAATTTCGATTCGAATAAAAGCTATCCGCTGATCGTCGTATTGCATGGGGCCGTTGGGCGCCAAACGATGTTGCGGGAAGTGGCGGACAGCATTGGAGTCAATTTCTTTGGCCGGGAGTTTGCAGAGCAGGCGTTACAATTCGGAATGATCGCCGTTTTCCCTTACAGTACCAGCAGGTACAATTGGATGATGCCTGATGATGGGTTTGATCTTGTTCCTCAGCTGGTCAGACAAATCAAGAAAATGTACCCGGTCAACGACCGTCGCGTATATGTGGCCGGGCATTCGAATGGGGCGACAGGGGCTTTTTCGTACCTGATGAAGCAGCCTGGGTTGTTTGCTGGCTTTGCGGGTGTAAATAATAGGCCGGAGGTGCGCACAGGAGGTACTTTTTTGAAAAATGGCGTAAACCGGTCTTTCTATAATATCTCCACGGATCTCGATTATTATTTTCCGTTGGAAGGTCACAGAGCGATAACAAGTCTGGCTAAACAGCTGGGCGTGGACTGGCAGAATCACGAGATCTCGGGAAATCGAAACCACTCCTATATGATCGTTTCCCGGGACAGTACGGTTAAGGAAGCTTACCGCAAGCTGTTTGAAAACTTGTTAAGCAAAGAACGGAATCCGTTTCAGCCCGCGTTGTATTGGGAATGCGATGACACGAGGCATGGTCGCAGCGACTGGCTGGAAATCACCGGGTTGGATACATTGGAGGCAAGGGCGTCCTGGCATAAGGAAGTGAATACTGCGGTTACTGGCTGGCGAGAGGTCGTCAAGCCGGAAATTTTGTTGGATAGCACTTCGAATGCATTTGCCTTTCCCCGTCGTTCGGGTGCGGTGCAGGCATCGTATGCCAATAACCGTTTTGAGCTGACAACTTCCGGCGTGAAGTCAGTCGCGATCTATTTGTCACCCGAAATGGTCGATTTCGGTCGCCCGGTGCAGGTGTTTATCAATGGCAAAATGGTTCATAACGCCTCGGTAGAAGAAAGCCGCTCATCTCTTCTGGATGAATACAGCCGTGAATTTGATCACCAGGCGATCTGGACTAATCGCCTGCAGTTTACGCTGCCGCAACGCTGA
- a CDS encoding cupin domain-containing protein, whose translation MSGHSFAQSSPASAAKGKQFIVDADIPWQDLGGGLKRKIMSYDETMMMVKIEFEKDGIGAMHKHVHTQMSYVESGVFEITIGDKKQLLKAGDGYYIPSNVMHGAVCKEPGVLIDLFTPMREDFVK comes from the coding sequence ATGTCCGGTCACTCATTCGCGCAGTCTTCGCCAGCCTCGGCGGCAAAAGGGAAACAGTTTATCGTTGACGCAGACATTCCCTGGCAGGACCTGGGCGGCGGGTTGAAACGGAAAATAATGTCCTACGACGAAACCATGATGATGGTAAAGATCGAATTTGAAAAGGACGGCATCGGGGCAATGCATAAACATGTACATACGCAGATGAGCTATGTCGAAAGCGGCGTTTTTGAGATTACAATCGGCGACAAAAAACAATTACTGAAAGCCGGCGACGGTTACTATATCCCTTCCAATGTAATGCATGGAGCGGTTTGCAAAGAGCCGGGGGTTCTGATCGATCTGTTTACGCCGATGCGCGAGGATTTCGTGAAATAA
- the nhaA gene encoding Na+/H+ antiporter NhaA, whose protein sequence is MAKTPIDRVMKPVSKFIHQEYTSGIVLFLCVVVALIWVNSPFGESYHHVWETSLSVAFAGKAFDHELHIWINDGLMAIFFFVIGLELKREFMAGELSSLKKASLPMVAALGGMLVPAAIYYIFNQGLSSSGGWGIPMATDIAFALGLLSLSGKNIPTSVKVFLSALAVADDLGAVLVIAFFYTAHIEYSYLMFGAGFLVLLVGGNLLGIRHTLFYLLIGIAVWACFLFSGVHATIAGVLVAFTIPARTKINEVEYLEQIHSQARQFEVAIPLHGPLMTSDQHHIIEEIKRVSIDAQTPLQKIEYGLHPWVAFLIMPLFAIANSGMHIGSDFFSALFNPVSAGVMVGLVVGKLVGVFGFTWLMVRMGIADLPRMVNWKHIFGVALLAGVGFTMSLFVTNLAFADQQHIEAAKYGILLASLVSGAAGIIYLRSISKT, encoded by the coding sequence ATGGCAAAAACCCCCATCGATAGAGTAATGAAGCCCGTGAGCAAGTTTATTCACCAGGAATATACCAGCGGCATTGTCCTCTTTCTGTGCGTGGTAGTGGCACTGATCTGGGTAAACTCTCCATTTGGAGAATCATATCACCATGTCTGGGAAACCAGCCTGTCCGTAGCTTTTGCCGGAAAAGCCTTTGATCACGAGCTGCATATCTGGATTAACGACGGGCTGATGGCCATCTTTTTCTTCGTCATCGGTCTCGAACTGAAACGGGAATTTATGGCAGGTGAGCTATCCAGTTTAAAAAAAGCGTCACTGCCGATGGTAGCCGCACTCGGCGGAATGCTGGTGCCTGCTGCCATTTATTACATTTTCAATCAAGGACTAAGCTCCTCAGGTGGCTGGGGAATCCCGATGGCGACCGACATTGCATTCGCTTTGGGGCTGCTTTCGCTGTCCGGCAAAAATATCCCTACTTCTGTTAAAGTTTTCCTGTCAGCACTGGCCGTGGCCGACGACCTGGGCGCCGTTCTGGTAATCGCCTTTTTCTACACGGCACACATCGAATACAGCTATTTAATGTTCGGCGCTGGATTTTTAGTCTTGCTCGTCGGCGGCAACTTGCTGGGGATCAGGCATACTCTATTTTATCTTCTTATCGGCATTGCGGTTTGGGCCTGCTTCCTGTTTTCAGGAGTCCATGCTACGATAGCCGGTGTACTGGTTGCCTTCACAATACCCGCCCGGACCAAAATCAATGAAGTTGAATATCTGGAGCAAATCCATTCCCAGGCCCGGCAGTTTGAAGTAGCGATCCCGCTGCACGGCCCGCTGATGACCTCCGATCAGCATCATATTATCGAAGAAATCAAAAGGGTAAGTATTGATGCGCAAACCCCTCTCCAGAAAATAGAATACGGCCTGCATCCATGGGTTGCTTTCCTGATCATGCCTTTATTTGCAATTGCCAACTCGGGTATGCACATTGGCAGCGACTTTTTTTCAGCCCTCTTCAACCCGGTAAGTGCCGGCGTGATGGTAGGGCTGGTCGTGGGCAAGCTTGTCGGCGTGTTTGGCTTTACCTGGCTGATGGTCAGAATGGGCATCGCCGACCTGCCGAGGATGGTAAACTGGAAACATATTTTTGGTGTGGCATTGCTGGCCGGCGTCGGGTTCACCATGTCTTTGTTTGTGACTAATCTGGCATTTGCCGACCAGCAGCATATTGAAGCCGCCAAATACGGTATCCTGCTCGCATCACTGGTTTCGGGTGCCGCCGGGATCATTTATCTGCGGTCGATCTCCAAAACCTGA